A window from Xylanivirga thermophila encodes these proteins:
- a CDS encoding AraC family transcriptional regulator — protein MEKRGNTKYPKITLNKVINIDAIVSIFYFEYAKDFVFQGESHDFWEFLYVDKGQAEVMADTEGYQLEQGEIIFHKPNEFHSVWANGKIAPNLIVMSFVCNSSTMKFFENKILRAGDEEKDILANIIKERANSFNGRLNQFVTEDDKKHDALFGSQQLIKLYLELLLITFIRNNSSVKNQERISFITRRRVEDDLINRMISFMKQNINKNLTIDDFCEEFSLGRTRIKNLFKEKMDAGIIQYFRFLKIEEAKQLIREENYNFSEIAEKLGFSSVHYFSNVFKKTTDMTPSEYATSVKSKAELPHS, from the coding sequence TTGGAAAAAAGAGGCAATACCAAATATCCTAAAATAACCCTTAATAAGGTGATAAACATAGATGCGATAGTCAGCATATTCTATTTTGAATATGCCAAAGATTTTGTATTTCAAGGAGAGAGTCATGATTTTTGGGAGTTTTTATATGTAGATAAGGGGCAAGCAGAGGTTATGGCTGATACAGAAGGTTACCAGCTCGAACAGGGAGAAATCATATTTCATAAGCCCAACGAATTTCACAGTGTATGGGCTAATGGTAAGATTGCGCCTAATCTTATAGTAATGTCATTTGTCTGTAATAGCTCTACAATGAAATTTTTTGAAAATAAAATTTTAAGGGCGGGAGATGAAGAAAAGGATATACTGGCAAACATAATAAAGGAGCGTGCAAATTCCTTTAATGGAAGATTAAATCAATTTGTAACCGAAGATGATAAAAAGCATGATGCACTGTTTGGATCCCAACAGCTTATAAAACTATATCTAGAATTGCTTCTTATAACCTTTATAAGAAACAATTCTTCAGTAAAAAATCAAGAAAGGATATCATTTATAACAAGGCGGAGAGTAGAAGATGATCTGATAAACCGTATGATATCTTTTATGAAGCAAAACATCAATAAAAACCTCACTATTGACGATTTCTGTGAAGAATTTTCCCTTGGTCGCACCCGTATAAAAAATCTCTTTAAGGAAAAAATGGATGCTGGTATAATACAATATTTTCGATTTTTAAAGATCGAAGAAGCAAAACAGCTCATACGGGAAGAAAACTATAATTTTTCTGAAATCGCTGAAAAATTGGGGTTTAGCTCTGTCCACTACTTTTCCAATGTATTTAAAAAAACTACCGATATGACACCTTCAGAATATGCCACATCGGTAAAATCAAAGGCGGAACTACCCCATTCCTAA
- a CDS encoding sugar phosphate isomerase/epimerase family protein, whose translation MKKGINIWSFKGGMTVSECIKMARDAGYDGIELSLDEEGEVSLDSTEQDILRIKKIAEDEGMEIPSLASGLYWSYPATSSDPKIRQKSMDIVRKQLEIASILGADSILVVPGAVCADFIPGCEVVDYDVAYDRALGAFTELKKDAEEMKVHIGLENVWNKFLLSPIEMREFIDKIDSPYVGAYLDVGNVVYSGYPEHWIKILGKRIKKVHFKDFRKSVGTLDGFVDLLAGDVNFPAVMDAFSAVGYDDYVTAEMIPNYTHYTNQIIYNTSKSMDQILGR comes from the coding sequence ATGAAAAAAGGTATTAATATCTGGTCGTTTAAAGGCGGTATGACAGTGTCTGAGTGTATAAAAATGGCCAGGGATGCTGGGTATGATGGTATCGAGCTTAGCTTAGATGAGGAGGGTGAGGTTAGCTTAGATAGCACTGAACAGGATATCTTAAGGATCAAAAAAATAGCAGAAGATGAAGGAATGGAGATTCCAAGCCTGGCAAGTGGCCTTTACTGGTCATATCCTGCTACTAGCTCGGATCCTAAGATCAGACAGAAATCTATGGATATTGTAAGAAAACAGCTAGAGATTGCTTCAATATTGGGTGCAGATAGTATTTTGGTAGTACCAGGGGCTGTTTGTGCAGATTTTATACCCGGATGTGAAGTAGTGGATTATGACGTGGCATATGACAGGGCATTGGGGGCATTTACCGAATTAAAAAAGGATGCAGAGGAGATGAAGGTTCACATAGGACTTGAGAATGTATGGAATAAATTTTTGTTATCTCCTATTGAGATGAGAGAGTTTATAGACAAGATTGACAGTCCCTATGTAGGTGCCTATTTGGACGTGGGAAATGTTGTCTATTCAGGTTATCCAGAGCATTGGATAAAAATACTTGGAAAGCGTATAAAGAAGGTACATTTTAAAGATTTCAGGAAAAGTGTAGGCACCCTTGATGGTTTTGTAGATCTTTTGGCGGGAGATGTGAATTTTCCTGCGGTAATGGATGCATTTAGTGCCGTGGGATATGATGATTATGTTACTGCAGAGATGATACCTAATTATACCCATTATACGAATCAGATTATATACAATACGTCTAAGTCTATGGATCAAATTTTAGGCAGATAA
- a CDS encoding Gfo/Idh/MocA family protein gives MLKVGLVGIGFMGRGHLDNYIRLESEGFPVKLVAVCDIDPDKFENKFVPGNIDVGNAKYDFSKYNLYTSIDEMLEKEDLDYVDMPLPTYIHSESAVKALNKGVNVLCEKPMALTVEQCQAMIDAAEKNNKKLMIAQCLRFWPAYEYVKECIDTNKFGDVVGAYFFRGGATPRWSYQNWLLQKDKSGGALLDQHVHDVDTINWLFGTPKSVSTIGRNVIPGSGYDIVSTHYIYDDGKVVTAEDDWVLNGDYGFEMRFRVNFENGNVVYENGVLKVNPHDGKSFTPDLPEDNGYYREIKYYVNALLNDQTIDIAAPHSTMETIRIARAEVESADNNGKVVEL, from the coding sequence ATGTTAAAAGTAGGATTAGTAGGTATAGGTTTTATGGGGCGAGGTCATTTGGATAACTATATAAGATTGGAGTCGGAAGGTTTTCCTGTTAAATTGGTAGCCGTATGCGATATAGATCCAGATAAGTTTGAAAACAAATTTGTACCTGGCAATATAGATGTGGGAAATGCAAAATATGATTTTTCAAAATACAATCTATATACTAGTATAGATGAAATGTTGGAAAAGGAAGATTTGGATTACGTGGATATGCCACTCCCCACCTATATTCATTCTGAGTCAGCTGTAAAAGCGCTTAACAAAGGTGTAAATGTACTTTGTGAAAAGCCAATGGCCCTAACTGTAGAGCAATGTCAGGCTATGATAGATGCAGCTGAAAAGAACAATAAAAAACTGATGATTGCCCAGTGTCTACGTTTTTGGCCTGCATATGAATATGTAAAGGAATGCATAGATACCAATAAATTTGGGGATGTAGTAGGTGCATATTTCTTCCGTGGAGGTGCTACACCAAGATGGTCATATCAGAACTGGTTGCTTCAAAAGGATAAGAGCGGTGGAGCACTGCTTGACCAGCATGTCCATGACGTTGATACTATTAATTGGCTATTTGGTACTCCAAAGAGTGTATCAACCATAGGTAGAAATGTTATTCCCGGTAGTGGTTATGATATAGTATCTACCCATTATATCTACGATGATGGCAAAGTAGTGACAGCTGAGGATGATTGGGTATTAAATGGTGATTATGGTTTTGAGATGAGATTTAGAGTAAATTTTGAAAATGGAAATGTAGTTTATGAAAATGGTGTGCTTAAGGTAAACCCCCATGATGGAAAATCATTTACACCTGATCTACCAGAAGATAATGGATATTATAGAGAGATAAAATACTATGTAAATGCTTTATTGAATGATCAAACTATTGATATTGCTGCACCTCACAGTACTATGGAAACCATACGTATTGCTCGGGCAGAGGTGGAGTCTGCTGATAATAACGGTAAGGTAGTAGAACTTTAA
- a CDS encoding sugar phosphate isomerase/epimerase family protein has protein sequence MYHLDIGVIISLESLLKNGTEEIEVLGLNSCQVNAWDIDLLTEDNAKRVREIVGDKINISSLWVGWPGPKVWDFIDGPLTLGLVPAEFRYARMEALKKGARFAKMLDITDITTHVGFIPENPSTTEYRETVIAIREVASYCKNLGIYFNFETGQETPITLIRTIEDTGLDNLGINLDPANLLLYGKANPVDAVDIYKNLIRGVHVKDGKYPTDGRHLGEETAMGEGMVNFPLLLDRLIKYNYQGALTIEREITGPKQKEDIIKAKEILLDILQKY, from the coding sequence ATGTATCATTTGGATATAGGAGTTATTATCTCATTAGAGAGTTTGCTTAAAAATGGCACGGAGGAGATTGAGGTCCTAGGTCTTAACTCCTGTCAGGTAAATGCATGGGATATTGATTTACTTACCGAGGATAATGCTAAAAGAGTAAGGGAAATAGTAGGAGATAAGATAAATATATCAAGTCTTTGGGTGGGTTGGCCCGGACCTAAGGTATGGGATTTTATAGATGGTCCTTTAACGCTTGGATTGGTACCAGCAGAATTTAGATATGCACGTATGGAGGCATTAAAAAAAGGTGCCCGATTTGCTAAAATGCTAGATATAACAGATATTACTACTCATGTAGGTTTTATTCCTGAGAATCCATCTACTACTGAATATAGGGAAACGGTGATTGCCATACGGGAAGTGGCTTCATATTGCAAGAATCTAGGAATATATTTTAATTTTGAAACGGGACAGGAAACGCCCATTACACTTATACGTACTATAGAGGATACTGGGCTTGATAACTTAGGTATAAATCTCGATCCAGCAAATTTGCTTCTCTATGGCAAGGCAAATCCTGTTGATGCTGTGGATATATATAAAAATCTTATAAGAGGAGTACATGTAAAGGATGGTAAATATCCTACAGACGGCAGACATCTTGGCGAGGAAACGGCCATGGGAGAAGGAATGGTTAATTTCCCCTTGCTTTTAGACAGACTTATAAAGTATAATTATCAAGGGGCCTTAACGATAGAGAGAGAAATTACAGGTCCCAAGCAAAAGGAGGATATAATAAAGGCAAAAGAGATTTTGCTGGATATCTTGCAAAAATATTAG
- a CDS encoding Gfo/Idh/MocA family protein → MDKQYNVVLVGCGHMGAAHMDDIYYRENINVEGVVDLNPEKAKFFARKYGAKSWSTNYQNYLKDKNVDIVIIATYPSSHLKMLRDCIAAGKHVLCEKPIATDLKEGREFVKLVKHAKTKVLVGHILRHNKTYQTVAKMIQDGAIGSPIIMRMAQNHHTMDWNKYLALIKETSPIIDCGVHYIDVMRWFTGAEVINVSGIGLRTEADVPEDKYNYGLITLTLSDGSVAYYEAGWGNTIAADNLKEFVGPKGRIRIIYKKDRATHQEEGDLIEFYRYPEKTYEMINLDSNRKPTYDQLSCLIDMIENDTQASPSIDDVYTAFEIAVAADEKIKNEYSKVNHIALV, encoded by the coding sequence ATGGATAAACAATATAATGTAGTACTTGTGGGCTGTGGCCATATGGGTGCAGCCCATATGGATGATATATATTACAGGGAAAATATTAATGTAGAGGGAGTAGTAGATTTAAATCCGGAAAAGGCAAAATTCTTTGCTAGAAAATATGGAGCAAAATCCTGGTCTACTAATTATCAAAATTATTTAAAGGATAAAAATGTTGATATAGTTATAATAGCAACATATCCTTCAAGTCATCTAAAAATGCTTAGGGATTGTATAGCTGCAGGCAAACATGTACTATGTGAGAAGCCGATAGCCACTGATCTTAAGGAAGGCAGGGAATTTGTAAAGCTTGTAAAGCATGCAAAGACTAAGGTGTTGGTAGGGCATATACTAAGGCATAATAAAACCTATCAGACGGTGGCAAAGATGATACAGGATGGGGCCATAGGTAGTCCTATAATAATGCGTATGGCACAGAATCACCATACAATGGATTGGAATAAGTATTTGGCTCTTATAAAGGAGACCTCACCCATAATAGACTGTGGTGTTCATTATATAGATGTTATGAGGTGGTTTACCGGAGCTGAAGTGATAAATGTGTCTGGTATAGGACTTCGGACGGAGGCCGATGTTCCAGAGGATAAATATAACTATGGCCTTATTACATTAACCTTATCTGATGGCTCGGTGGCATATTATGAGGCGGGATGGGGTAATACTATTGCAGCGGACAATTTAAAGGAGTTTGTTGGACCTAAAGGACGTATAAGGATAATATATAAAAAGGATAGGGCTACTCATCAAGAAGAAGGGGATCTAATAGAATTTTATAGATATCCTGAAAAGACCTATGAGATGATAAATTTGGATAGCAATCGAAAACCTACCTATGATCAATTAAGCTGTCTAATAGATATGATAGAAAATGATACACAAGCTTCCCCAAGTATAGATGATGTCTATACTGCCTTTGAAATAGCTGTGGCTGCGGATGAAAAGATAAAAAATGAATATTCCAAGGTCAATCATATTGCTTTGGTATGA
- a CDS encoding sugar phosphate isomerase/epimerase family protein — MKIGVSAYSYSQCDMDAIQIVHKAKEMEFDYIEFSGLPKLPENTDPVEYAKKIKQECDKVGLTIVNYAVGADLLNNDLDQEVERLKREVDVAKELGSPCMRHDATWGFANMEDGPKGFDNALPVLIKGYRAVTEYAEQLGIKTTIENHGFFCQDSERVEKLILGVGHPNFGLLLDVGNFLCVDEDPVKAVGRLLPYVFHAHAKDFHIKSGMVVSPGDGWFRSRGGNYLRGSIIGHGNAPVFQCIGLLKRAGYDGVLSIEFEGLEDPIKGIAIGKKNLEHYIELA, encoded by the coding sequence ATGAAAATTGGAGTAAGTGCATACAGCTATAGCCAATGTGATATGGATGCTATACAGATAGTGCATAAGGCTAAGGAGATGGAATTTGACTATATAGAATTTTCAGGACTGCCCAAGCTTCCGGAAAATACTGATCCTGTGGAGTATGCAAAAAAGATAAAACAGGAATGTGACAAGGTAGGCCTTACAATAGTTAACTATGCAGTAGGTGCCGATCTTTTAAATAATGATTTAGATCAAGAAGTTGAAAGGTTGAAACGGGAGGTAGATGTAGCAAAAGAGTTGGGTTCACCATGCATGCGCCATGATGCAACATGGGGATTTGCAAATATGGAAGATGGCCCGAAGGGTTTTGATAATGCATTGCCTGTTTTGATAAAGGGTTATAGGGCGGTTACAGAATATGCAGAGCAGCTTGGGATAAAGACTACTATAGAAAACCATGGTTTCTTTTGCCAGGATAGTGAAAGGGTAGAAAAGCTTATTTTAGGTGTAGGACATCCAAACTTTGGTCTACTCTTGGACGTGGGGAATTTTCTATGTGTAGATGAAGATCCTGTAAAGGCTGTAGGTAGACTGCTTCCATATGTGTTCCATGCCCATGCTAAGGATTTTCATATAAAATCAGGTATGGTAGTTAGTCCTGGAGATGGTTGGTTTAGATCAAGGGGAGGCAATTATCTCAGAGGTTCTATAATAGGACATGGAAATGCGCCTGTATTTCAGTGTATAGGGCTTTTAAAGAGAGCAGGATATGATGGTGTTCTTTCCATAGAGTTTGAAGGATTGGAAGATCCAATAAAAGGTATAGCAATAGGAAAGAAAAACTTGGAGCATTATATAGAACTTGCTTAG
- a CDS encoding alpha-L-fucosidase translates to MKEECLPKPNRGQLAWQDMEMGMFLHFGINTFHDQEWGEGTDSPSTFDPTDLDARQWVHMAKAGGFKYVVLTAKHHDGFCLWPTKTTDYSVKYSPWKDGKGDVVRECADACREEGIGFGIYLSPWDRHEPCYDNKDLYDDFYCDQLTELLTGYGPLVEIWFDGAGSEGREYDWARIMNLINKYQPNAMIFNMGAPTIRWVGNEDGLAPYPCWNTAKAARQSIFTDENTKWLPNTPRWVPAECDVPIRRGQWFWHPNAEHNLRSLDELMDIYYRSVGHGAGLLLNVSPDARGLIPDADAKRLIEFGIEIRRRFNDPIASTAGCGYKIDLHLKSSAYMDHAIIMEDIAYGERILKYKLEAKQGDDWILISEGSAIGHKKIDKFKKVETDHIRLIILEADADPIIRELSLYLVDK, encoded by the coding sequence ATGAAGGAAGAATGCTTGCCAAAACCAAATAGGGGTCAGCTAGCATGGCAGGACATGGAGATGGGAATGTTTCTTCACTTTGGTATTAATACATTTCATGATCAAGAATGGGGAGAAGGTACTGATAGTCCCAGTACCTTTGATCCTACCGATCTAGATGCAAGACAGTGGGTACATATGGCCAAAGCTGGAGGATTTAAGTATGTAGTGTTGACGGCCAAGCATCATGATGGATTTTGTTTATGGCCTACAAAAACTACCGATTATTCTGTGAAATATAGTCCATGGAAAGATGGCAAAGGGGATGTAGTGCGCGAATGTGCCGATGCTTGTAGAGAAGAGGGCATTGGATTTGGTATATATCTATCGCCATGGGATAGGCATGAACCTTGTTATGACAACAAGGATTTGTACGATGATTTTTATTGTGATCAACTTACAGAGCTTTTAACGGGCTATGGACCATTAGTGGAGATATGGTTTGACGGTGCAGGCTCAGAAGGGCGGGAGTATGACTGGGCAAGAATAATGAACTTAATAAATAAATATCAACCCAATGCTATGATATTTAACATGGGTGCTCCAACTATAAGATGGGTAGGAAATGAGGATGGATTGGCTCCCTATCCCTGTTGGAATACTGCCAAGGCGGCTAGGCAAAGCATTTTTACAGATGAAAATACAAAATGGCTTCCAAATACGCCTAGATGGGTACCGGCAGAATGCGATGTTCCCATACGAAGGGGACAGTGGTTCTGGCATCCAAATGCCGAACATAATCTTCGTTCTTTAGATGAACTTATGGATATATATTATCGATCCGTAGGCCATGGAGCCGGATTACTCCTTAATGTTTCACCAGATGCTAGGGGGCTCATCCCCGATGCAGATGCAAAAAGGCTGATTGAGTTTGGAATAGAGATACGGAGGAGATTTAATGATCCAATAGCTAGTACAGCAGGATGTGGATACAAGATAGATCTTCATTTAAAATCTTCAGCATATATGGATCATGCTATTATAATGGAGGACATAGCATATGGCGAGCGGATACTAAAATACAAACTAGAGGCAAAGCAAGGAGACGACTGGATATTAATTTCAGAAGGCAGTGCCATAGGGCATAAAAAGATAGATAAGTTTAAAAAAGTAGAGACGGATCATATAAGGTTAATTATATTGGAGGCAGATG